A region from the Bactrocera dorsalis isolate Fly_Bdor chromosome 1, ASM2337382v1, whole genome shotgun sequence genome encodes:
- the LOC125775524 gene encoding uncharacterized protein LOC125775524 produces MQEEQKAALADVCIFIVRFYIKIRFKCSDATAAPVDDVNVIKSLKYYESIDFTTSDAALRKLSNHLWYLTEEAAALAFFDDRLSVETKVKMVSALKKPGRCDGCKKLILSSQDMGQLLDETMEHFISSNSLKLFSRLQIDTSFLDFNPETWQTQASYMDGKKIINSLKVVNDTAERAVKLMQDYHGLLTKNESDWGYILQCIQEHREMYPNCSKQTFKSCK; encoded by the exons ATGCAGGAAGAACAAAAAGCAGCACTAGCTGATGTCTGCATTTTCATAGTGCGATTTTATATTAAGATTAGGTTCAAATGCTCCGACGCTACTGCTGCTCCCGTTGAcgatgtaaatgtaataaaaagtttaaaatattatgaaagcaTTGATTTTACAACCAGCGATGCTGCACTGCGAAAATTGTCTAACCATTTATGGTATTTGACAGAGGAAGCAGCCGCTTTAGCCTTTTTTGATGACAGACTATCAGTAGAGACAAAAGTCAAAATGGTCAGTGCTCTTAAAAAACCCGGCAGATGCGATGGATGCAAAAAACTTATTCTAAGTTCACAAGACATGGGACAATTGTTAG ACGAGACCATGGAGCATTTCATATCTTCCAACAGTCTCAAATTGTTTTCAAGGCTGCAGATAGATACCAGCTTCTTGGATTTCAACCCAGAAACATGGCAGACGCAGGCTTCATATATGGatggcaaaaaaataataaactctcTAAAAGTAGTTAACGACACTGCAGAAAGAGCCGTAAAACTAATGCAAGATTACCATGGATTGCTAACCAAAAATGAAAGTGATTGGGGTTATATTTTGCAATGCATACAAGAACATAGGGAAATGTATCCGAATTGTtcaaaacaaacttttaaaagttgtaaataa